The following coding sequences are from one Cryomorphaceae bacterium window:
- a CDS encoding DUF1905 domain-containing protein, whose product MNTPLVQQHYRLEKFPGKGGWTYALIPEVKPDPHAWFGWISVCGTMDDVELPRCKLMPKGDGQLFLPVNASMRKKLKKQAGDEVLITLYRDDEPPVLPQEITDCFDLEPPEVYARFLSLSADEQHALLKPVLAARQPATQEKRIRGMLDSLREPNQ is encoded by the coding sequence ATGAATACTCCGCTTGTACAACAGCACTACCGCCTCGAAAAATTCCCCGGAAAAGGCGGCTGGACCTATGCTTTAATCCCCGAAGTAAAACCCGACCCGCACGCGTGGTTTGGATGGATCAGTGTGTGCGGAACCATGGACGATGTGGAATTGCCGCGCTGCAAGCTGATGCCTAAAGGAGACGGGCAATTGTTTCTTCCGGTGAATGCTTCCATGCGCAAAAAACTGAAAAAGCAGGCCGGTGATGAAGTGCTCATTACGCTGTACCGCGATGATGAGCCCCCGGTACTTCCGCAAGAGATTACAGATTGCTTTGACCTGGAGCCGCCCGAAGTGTATGCCCGCTTTTTAAGCCTCAGCGCCGACGAGCAACACGCTTTGTTGAAACCTGTGCTTGCGGCCCGGCAGCCGGCAACCCAAGAGAAAAGAATCAGGGGTATGTTAGACTCGCTGAGAGAGCCCAATCAATAA
- a CDS encoding WD40 repeat domain-containing protein, giving the protein MSLSIIKAFQLTGHSAGIYALTAGRSAHTVLTGSGDNMVAEWDLRSPQVLPFAIRLETTVYALKHLPKNRLAIGQGRGGIHIIDLENKAELRHLALHQKAVFDLHFLAPANQLISFSADGTFGVWDAESFELVRHIPMGDLKMRRASSSPDGQLLVTSGNDGRLRVFETEFFNEIHTFNAHDKSSNVSLFTPDSAKLISGGWDGHLRMWDVRNNFNKRLEIPAHNYAIYDMCFSPDGHLLATASRDKTVKIWDAETLRPLARLDVKAGGHSHSVNALHWNRETGLLVSAGDDRRLIGWEMR; this is encoded by the coding sequence ATGTCTTTATCCATCATCAAAGCCTTTCAGCTCACCGGTCACAGCGCCGGAATTTACGCCCTCACAGCGGGCAGAAGTGCCCATACCGTACTTACCGGAAGCGGCGACAACATGGTGGCAGAATGGGATTTGCGCAGTCCGCAGGTATTGCCGTTTGCCATCCGGCTGGAAACCACCGTCTATGCGCTGAAGCACCTCCCTAAAAACCGACTGGCCATCGGGCAGGGGCGTGGGGGTATTCACATCATTGACCTCGAGAACAAAGCCGAACTGCGACACCTGGCCCTGCACCAAAAAGCGGTGTTTGATCTGCACTTCCTTGCCCCGGCCAACCAGCTCATTTCGTTCAGTGCCGACGGGACCTTCGGCGTGTGGGATGCCGAAAGCTTTGAGCTGGTGCGACACATCCCCATGGGTGATCTTAAAATGCGACGCGCCTCATCCTCGCCCGATGGCCAACTTTTGGTCACCTCGGGCAACGACGGGCGCCTGCGTGTATTTGAGACCGAATTCTTCAACGAGATTCACACCTTTAACGCACACGACAAAAGCAGCAACGTATCACTTTTTACACCCGATTCCGCAAAATTGATTTCCGGAGGCTGGGATGGCCATCTGCGTATGTGGGACGTGCGGAACAACTTCAACAAACGGCTCGAAATCCCGGCACACAACTACGCCATTTACGACATGTGTTTCAGTCCGGACGGCCATTTACTCGCCACCGCCAGTCGCGATAAAACCGTGAAAATCTGGGATGCTGAAACGCTCAGGCCTCTTGCCCGACTGGATGTAAAAGCCGGAGGGCACAGTCACTCGGTAAACGCGCTGCACTGGAACCGCGAAACGGGTTTGCTTGTGAGTGCGGGCGATGACCGCCGATTGATAGGATGGGAGATGAGGTGA
- a CDS encoding efflux transporter outer membrane subunit has translation MSTKNLGILICILLLAGCKAGKNYQGTKLNIPDSFYFEKEENPPGYLEVNTDSLNKEHIKDIEWFGLFSDPILDSLIKQALAYNQDLNVAAEAIVQAQDGLVIQRSAMLPYIGKEFGASRGNFQGTVLPDVDNLFYTAAFVNWDLDFWGKYRRLNEAARARIVQTAEGYRATRLSLISTVASEYFLLLDFRARLEISERNLALRDSMLNIVEQRFEKGIVAEIEVNQAQIKRAVAAEAVPVWKRLIAQTENRISVLTGTNPRRMPITPRLLEQDTSITIPAGLPSELLLRRPDIVAAEQSLIAQNALIGVAKANRLPGISLTGLFGLATNELSNISDIPFAWNVGGALTGPIFNFGRFRRQVFIEQSKAVQAELVYQRVVLNAFRSVEDALVEISTLKEELLAREARLKASINAQRLSAERYDKGVTSYLEFLESQRQAFESELNYTSARRELLVAYVKLYQALGGGW, from the coding sequence ATGAGCACTAAAAACCTCGGCATCTTAATATGCATCCTTTTACTGGCCGGTTGTAAGGCGGGTAAGAACTACCAGGGCACGAAGCTGAATATCCCTGACTCTTTCTACTTTGAAAAAGAAGAAAACCCGCCCGGCTATCTCGAGGTCAATACAGACAGTCTCAACAAAGAGCACATCAAAGACATCGAATGGTTTGGCCTTTTCAGCGACCCCATCCTGGATTCGCTTATCAAACAGGCACTTGCATACAACCAGGACTTAAACGTAGCAGCCGAAGCTATTGTGCAAGCTCAGGACGGCCTGGTAATACAGCGATCGGCCATGTTGCCCTATATCGGGAAGGAATTTGGTGCATCAAGAGGTAATTTTCAAGGCACCGTATTACCCGATGTGGACAACCTGTTTTATACGGCAGCATTCGTCAATTGGGACCTTGACTTTTGGGGTAAGTACCGTCGTTTGAATGAGGCTGCCCGCGCCCGGATTGTGCAAACCGCAGAAGGATACCGTGCCACCCGGCTCAGCCTGATCAGCACAGTGGCCTCAGAGTATTTCCTGTTGCTTGATTTTCGGGCAAGACTTGAAATTTCTGAGCGCAACCTGGCGCTTCGAGACAGTATGCTCAACATTGTAGAGCAGCGTTTCGAGAAAGGCATTGTAGCAGAAATTGAAGTGAACCAGGCGCAAATAAAACGGGCTGTAGCTGCCGAAGCTGTGCCTGTCTGGAAACGTCTCATCGCGCAAACAGAAAACCGCATTAGCGTGCTCACGGGCACCAACCCCAGGCGGATGCCCATAACACCGAGATTGCTGGAGCAAGACACCTCCATTACCATTCCTGCTGGTTTACCCAGCGAACTGCTGCTCAGACGCCCTGACATTGTAGCCGCTGAACAAAGTCTTATTGCCCAAAATGCCCTGATAGGTGTAGCCAAAGCAAACCGACTTCCCGGCATTTCCCTCACCGGCCTTTTCGGACTGGCAACCAATGAACTGAGTAACATATCAGACATCCCTTTTGCATGGAACGTGGGCGGAGCTTTAACGGGGCCGATTTTTAACTTCGGACGCTTTCGCCGGCAGGTGTTCATTGAACAAAGCAAGGCGGTGCAGGCAGAGCTGGTTTATCAGCGGGTGGTGCTAAACGCATTTCGCTCGGTTGAAGATGCTTTGGTTGAAATCAGCACACTTAAGGAGGAACTTCTTGCACGGGAGGCAAGACTCAAAGCATCAATCAATGCCCAGCGACTTTCCGCAGAGCGCTATGACAAAGGGGTTACCAGCTATCTCGAGTTCCTTGAATCACAACGTCAGGCGTTTGAATCAGAGCTGAATTACACCAGCGCCCGCAGAGAATTACTCGTAGCTTACGTAAAACTTTACCAGGCACTTGGCGGAGGCTGGTAG